Proteins found in one Anopheles aquasalis chromosome 3, idAnoAquaMG_Q_19, whole genome shotgun sequence genomic segment:
- the LOC126578473 gene encoding protocadherin-like wing polarity protein stan isoform X1, translated as MKMFNRKVQRQATGSSSSASRIPAIGLLILALLQLHLRVCSGYMIIASEDDQPGKVLFNSSVYKLGSERHYKINAHKSAHYVHHLLRVDPQNGQVSLKRQLKCDGIYYPTLFTFYVDSTSNRLRSIDYYSLPIRIFIAGRNCSDEDEAVAASFRKLFEEDDTGYHHSRFRRDAAYRLATTEDRSLDHDGDDDADADEEHLQQQRMYGEYRGDRFHYYRSEYPWLAATSRTNYSSFREGDILFDSVLENEYRHNMISRKRREIHDLPADKIHRKIADAKQWISETYASYAIHTTDKWKHICLKKSQYINSINAFLPKTVLHHCTVRYLDVNDERFEIETRSGDLIATGDLCIPETLWKVIITYSVRCDRRDIIDADHRLKIVYHHQELNDTDIAKRVRRELRNQSPFFEQALYVASVLEEQPAGATVITVRARDPEDSPVVYSLVSLLDSRSQSMFKVDSRTGVVLTSATLDRELMDVHYFRVIATDDSFPPRSGTTTLQVNVLDCNDHTPTFEAEQFHATVREGVSVGSTVITIRATDQDIGKNAEIEYSITSITGERESPVGRNDEEGAAGASEMDQEDSQKFRIDARSGTISTRSALDREVSGMYTIAVTASDMATPQTERKSATTTVLVKILDDNDNYPQFSERTYTVQVREDQWTNENNVIAHIQASDADQGNNAAIRFAIIGGNTQSQFSIDSMSGDVSLVKPLDYESVRSYRLVIRAQDGGSPSRSNTTQLLVNVLDANDNAPRFYTSQFQEAVLESVPVGYNIVRVQAYDADEGANSEITYSILNRDDTMPLAVDPRTGWIHTTKGLDREEQSRYSFQVVAVDGGIPPKSASTSVIVTIQDVNDNDPTFSPKYYEAMLAEDQPPGTPVTTVTATDPDEDARLHYEITAGNTRGRFAITSQNGRGLITIAQPLDYKQERRFALTITATDSGQRTDTAIVNINITDANNFAPVFENAPYSASVFEDAPIGTTVLVVSATDSDVGINAQITYLLNDESVNGLGANEPFTINAQTGAVVTNAKLDRETTSGYLLTVTAKDGGNPSLSDTTDVEIAVTDVNDNAPVFKVPLYQATIPEDALIGTSVVQIGATDLDMGLNGRVKYALSQKDMDEGSFVVDPISGVIRTNKGLDRESIPVYHLSAIASDKGTPTMSSTVEVQIRLDDVNDSPPTFASDKLTLYVPENSPVGSVVGEIYAHDPDEGVNAIVHYSIIGGDDSNSFSLVTRPGSDRAQLLTMTELDYESSRKRFELIIRAASPPLRNDVSVEILVTDVNDNAPVLRDFQVIFNNFRDCFPSGVIGRIPAFDADVTDKLTYRILSGNNANLLRLNSSTGGLTLSPQLNTNVPKFATMEVSVTDGINEAKAIMQLIVRLITEDMLFNSVTVRLDEMTEEAFLSPLLSFFLDGLAAIIPCPRENIFLFSLQEDIDVNSKILNVSFSARRPDVAFEEYYTSQYLQERIYLNRAILARLATVQVLPFDDNLCVREPCLNYEQCLSVLKFGNASGFIHSDTVLFRPIHPVNTFACKCPEGFTGSKEHYLCDTEVDLCYSDPCQNGGSCVRREGGYTCVCGEQYTGVNCETAITSLKPCISEVCGDGYSCLTSGHGGHWPPYTKTCELMSRSFSPNSFLTFPGMRQRHRFNIRLKFATVRDSGLLLYNGRYNEQHDFIALEIIDGRVVFSFSLGDQQQSVSVNQQQHRRVSDGNWHTVEVKYFNRTVLLSLDGCDTATALAGLGERWNCANQTTLVLDRRCASLVEPCHRFFDLTGPLQIGGLAKISDNFQIPSHSFVGCISDLYIDHRYVDLGAYTADNGTIAGCPQKAASCASEPCFNGGTCREGWGEGWECDCPDGFTGNACQESVALPWRFQGDGILSFNPLLRPIQLPWLTAFSIRSRKRDSFVMEIQVGQNSSAIVSLRSGTLQYAYNGEVLQLAGAELADGRWHRVEIKWMGAEVALTVDYGQRTTVLPVSQKIQGLYVGRIVIGGSIAGGGGMAGESNFEGCIQDVRVGGVQSVLKRPTVRENVIDGCTSNAKCPEDGCPQESVCVTNWDEAYCECLHGYVGEECKPVCTVKPCADDGICRADTFNARGYRCECNSSLSSGEYCENRIQQPCPAGWWGERSCGPCKCNVKQGYHPNCDKTTGQCYCRENHYQPTNDRSACLPCECYAVGSYGKSCNSSGQCECREGVIGRRCDSCSNPYAEVTLNGCEVVYDGCPKSHSAGLWWPRTAFGELAVENCPAPARGKGTRRCDQVQSGWGAPDMFNCTSEAFLELRKQLAQIEVDGFELNTFVSVKVASSLRQACGTVGGHQSPETGTGGGQRGLERNPEDSRVRDFYTVETGKSSLWREEEFELDYLADIGDQEAFRERKLYGADLLITDRLLHELMRYESYQAGLNLSHSQDKHFVRNLVESAGEVLDRRYAAEWKRVQSLTQHGPDDLVEAFNRYMIVLSRSQHDTYTNPFEIVHSNMVLGMDIVTAESLFGYETQMVKQQAKTQHQQQQHYVHSHPAETVILPDTSTFLQTAPKQKAPFVAFPKYNNYIQDRSKFDRHTRVLVPLDMLGITVPDRNEVINQLAEHRAIVSYAQYKDAGALFPANFDETVTRRWGVEMQIASSVVSIAIVTPESAERESLVAGNGERNGERSTNTVETIAPPPKHGERQSEKLSMNNEIKISIHDMSDREDGLDSLDQHAPELPVVDGEGGQEFFQEGNVPETVILSPRSDESIDGDESSSPQASSIRRKRRRSIVSAPESGGQGAAESDERETETARTNYVPLGHPHLPQAVKLQMWLNIPRNRFASRSNPQCVRWNTHAKLWTRIGCQTEIPNYEAVGGYNDTIIVNCTCNQLATYAVLVDIIDPEDIPEPSLLVQITSYSAFLIALPVLFAVIISLALLRGLQTNSNSIHQNLLFCIFTAEVLFFVAIQARRELLDNEFPCKLVAIGLHYSWLAAFAWTTVDCVHLYRMLTEMRDINHGPMGFYHTMGYGAPALLVGLAVGVRVHEYGNSLFCWLSVYESVIWWMVGPIAIVSVFDLFILFLSVRAAFTIKDHVLGFGNLRTLLWLSVVSLPLLGIMWVLAVLSASDNSQLLNMLLSAVVILHALFSLVGYCIINKRVRENLHNACLRCLGRKVPLLDSSIAISNSSQNVGSPKTPGFAGGAGQYETARRNIGISTSSTTSRSTAKTSSSPYRSDGQFRHTSTSTSNYNSDGVASYMRGHYDDSGVKKSKHGGGHGRSGGDGERRSHRRQRRDSDSGSETDGRSLELASSHSSDDEESRVGRNSSTHRSTGVCSTSYLPNITEHVATTPPELHVVQSPQLFPNVTPTRWPNQNAGNYLPPGNGRWSQETGSDNEAHPHKSPTNGGSLPNPDITETSYLHQNRMNMPPSILENIQESYNIGYSTTDLHSDRYSNYGPTENYVPPAADYGKRYESPTVAQNPHASSSTLPHHYASSVGANVPLADSRHTGSMQIINHMRAYPTENPYALKESLYDRSRTLGYGAESPYHGHPMAPPGGDLYSPPGSHVMSFKSSVQSLLKNDYQQHQQQQQQQQRQHKHHPASGADSDRMSEGSDKNPYNFPYTAEEDHLVHSHSANGGRMHHGLSDGLNGLDNGGTPPPPQRHVMRATDGLSPAPLQSIGSHLTNGSSLASGNDWCWDRLKMLE; from the exons atgAAAATGTTCAACAGAAAAGTACAAAGGCAGGCGAcgggctcgtcgtcgtcagcgtcgaGGATTCCTGCGATTGGTTTGTTGATCCTggcgctgctgcaactgcatctGCGAGTCTGCAGCGGCTACATGATCATAGCAAGCGAGGACGACCAACCGGGCAAAGTGCTGTTCAACTCGTCGGTGTACAAGCTGGGCTCGGAGAGACACTACAAAATTAATGCGCACAAGTCGGCCCACTACGTGCACCATCTGCTCCGGGTCGACCCTCAGAATGGGCAGGTATCGTTGAAGCGGCAACTGAAGTGCGACGGCATCTACTATCCGACGCTGTTCACGTTCTACGTGGACTCCACGTCGAACCGGTTGCGCAGCATCGACTACTACAGTTTGCCGATCCGAATCTTTATCGCCGGCCGTAACTGTTCCGACGAGGATGAAGCGGTAGCGGCCAGCTTCCGTAAGCTGTTTGAAGAGGACGATACGGGCTACCATCACTCTCGGTTTCGGCGCGACGCCGCCTACCGGCTGGCGACAACCGAGGACCGCTCGCTCGatcacgatggcgacgacgatgctgatgctgatgaggagcatctgcagcaacaacggatGTACGGGGAGTACCGGGGCGATCGGTTTCACTACTATCGCTCCGAGTATCCGTGGTTGGCGGCGACAAGCCGCACGAATTATAGCAGCTTCCGCGAGGGAGACATCCTGTTCGATAGTGTGCTGGAGAACGAGTACCGGCACAACATGATCAGTCGTAAGCGGCGCGAAATCCACGATCTGCCGGCCGATAAGATCCACCGCAAGATTGCCGACGCCAAGCAGTGGATCTCGGAGACGTACGCGTCGTACGCGATCCACACGACGGACAAGTGGAAGCACATTTGTTTGAAGAAATCCCAGTACATCAACTCGATTAATGCGTTCCTACCGAAGACCGTGCTGCACCACTGTACGGTCCGGTATCTGGATGTGAACGATGAGCGGTTTGAGATAGAGACCCGGTCCGGCGATCTGATCGCGACCGGCGATCTCTGCATACCGGAGACACTGTGGAAGGTGATCATCACGTACAGTGTGCGGTGCGATCGGCGTGACATTATCGATGCGGACCATCGTTTGAAGATCGTTTACCATCACCAGGAGCTGAACGATACGGATATAGCGAAACGGGTGAGGCGCGAACTGCGCAACCAGAGCCCGTTCTTCGAGCAGGCCCTGTACGTGGCGTCGGTACTGGAGGAGCAACCGGCCGGGGCCACCGTCATAACGGTGCGTGCGCGCGATCCCGAAGATTCACCGGTGGTGTACTCGCTCGTTTCCCTGCTGGATTCGCGCTCCCAGTCCATGTTTAAGGTGGATTCACGCACCGGAGTGGTGCTCACGTCGGCCACGCTGGATCGTGAGCTGATGGATGTGCACTATTTCCGTGTCATCGCCACGGATGATAGTTTTCCGCCCCGGTCCGGGACGACCACGTTGCAGGTCAACGTGCTGGATTGTAACGACCATACGCCAACCTTCGAGGCGGAACAGTTTCACGCGACAGTCCGCGAAGGTGTCAGTGTTGGCTCGACGGTGATTACGATACGTGCTACCGATCAGGATATTGGCAAGAATGCCGAAATCGAGTACAGCATCACGAGCATCACCGGTGAGCGGGAGTCACCGGTTGGGCGGAATGACGAGGAAGGAGCGGCCGGAGCATCGGAAATGGATCAGGAAGATTCACAAAAGTTCCGTATCGATGCTCGAAGCGGCACGATATCGACCCGTAGTGCGCTAGATCGGGAAGTGTCCGGCATGTACACTATCGCCGTGACGGCGTCGGATATGGCAACACCGCAGACGGAACGTAAATCGGCCACCAcgacggtgctggtgaagatCCTCGATGATAACGACAATTATCCACAGTTTAGCGAGCGTACCTACACGGTACAGGTGCGTGAGGATCAGTGGACCAACGAGAACAACGTGATCGCGCACATCCAGGCAAGCGATGCTGACCAGGGAAACAATGCTGCCATACG CTTTGCCATCATCGGCGGAAATACGCAATCTCAATTCTCAATCGACTCGATGAGTGGCGATGTGTCGCTGGTGAAACCGCTGGATTATGAGAGTGTGCGTAGCTATCGGTTGGTGATTCGGGCCCAGGATGGAGGAAGTCCTTCGCGCTCCAACACGACGCAACTGCTCGTGAATGTGCTGGATGCGAACGACAATGCACCGCGCTTCTACACCTCCCAGTTCCAGGAGGCGGTCCTTGAGAGTGTCCCGGTCGGGTACAACATTGTGCGCGTCCAGGCGTACGATGCAGATGAGGGAGCCAACTCGGAAATCACGTACAGTATTCTGAATCGCGACGATACCATGCCGCTGGCGGTTGATCCGCGGACAGGCTGGATACATACGACGAAAGGGCTCGACCGGGAGGAACAGAGCCGTTACAGCTTccaggtggtggcggttgacGGTGGCATTCCACCGAAATCGGCCAGCACGTCGGTGATTGTGACGATACAGGACGTGAACGATAACGATCCAACATTCAGTCCGAAGTACTACGAAGCAATGCTGGCCGAAGATCAACCACCGGGCACACCGGTAACGACGGTCACGGCCACCGATCCGGATGAGGACGCACGGCTTCATTATGAGATAACGGCGGGGAATACGAGGGGACGGTTTGCGATCACGTCGCAGAATGGCCGTGGTCTCATCACGATCGCTCAACCGTTGGATTACAAACAGGAGCGACGGTTTGCGCTCACGATCACTGCCACCGATAGTGGCCAGCGTACGGATACGGCCATCGTGAATATTAACATTACCGATGCGAACAACTTTGCGCCGGTTTTTGAGAACGCTCCGTACAGTGCGTCGGTGTTTGAGGATGCCCCGATCGGAACGACGGTCCTAGTTGTCTCTGCCACCGATAGCGATGTTGGTATTAATGCACAGATTACCTACCTGCTGAACGATGAGTCGGTCAATGGGCTGGGTGCGAATGAACCGTTCACCATCAACGCACAGACCGGAGCGGTGGTGACGAATGCGAAGCTCGATCGCGAAACAACGTCTGGCTATCTgttgacggtgacggcgaagGATGGAGGAAACCCATCGCTGAGTGACACAACGGACGTCGAGATTGCCGTAACGGATGTGAACGATAATGCGCCGGTGTTTAAGGTACCGCTGTACCAGGCCACCATACCGGAGGATGCCCTGATCGGTACGTCGGTGGTGCAGATCGGTGCTACCGATCTCGATATGGGGCTGAATGGGCGCGTCAAGTACGCGCTCAGCCAGAAGGACATGGACGAGGGATCGTTCGTGGTCGATCCGATATCCGGTGTGATCCGTACGAACAAGGGCCTGGATCGAGAGAGCATTCCCGTGTACCATCTTagtgcgatcgcgagcgatAAGGGTACACCGACGATGAGCAGCACCGTTGAGGTGCAGATCCGGCTGGATGATGTGAACGATTCTCCACCAACGTTCGCCTCGGATAAGCTGACGTTGTACGTGCCGGAGAATAGtccggtcggttcggtggtcgGTGAAATCTATGCACATGATCCGGATGAGGGAGTGAACGCGATCGTCCATTATTCGATCATTGGCGGAGATGATTCCAACTCGTTCTCGCTCGTTACCCGCCCCGGTTCCGATCGGGCACAGCTACTGACGATGACCGAGCTGGACTATGAGTCGTCGAGGAAGCGCTTCGAGTTGATCATACGCGCCGCCAGTCCACCACTGCGGAACGATGTGTCGGTGGAAATTCTCGTCACCGATGTGAACGATAATGCGCCCGTGCTGCGTGATTTTCAGGTGATTTTTAACAACTTCCGCGATTGCTTCCCGAGCGGTGTGATTGGGCGAATACCGGCGTTCGATGCGGACGTGACCGATAAGCTTACCTACCGCATTCTGTCCGGGAACAATGCGAATCTGCTCCGTTTGAACAGCTCCACCGGTGGGCTAACGCTGAGCCCGCAGTTGAACACGAACGTACCGAAGTTTGCCACGATGGAGGTCTCGGTAACGGATGGGATCAATGAGGCGAAAGCGATCATGCAGCTGATCGTGCGGCTCATCACGGAGGATATGCTGTTCAACTCCGTCACCGTGCGGTTGGATGAGATGACCGAGGAAGCGTTCCTGTCGCCGCTGCTTAGCTTCTTCCTCGATGGACTGGCAGCGATCATTCCGTGCCCCAGGGAGAACATTTTCCTCTTCTCGCTTCAGGAGGACATCGACGTTAACAGCAAGATTCTGAACGTTAGCTTCTCCGCTAGGCGGCCGGATGTAGCGTTCGAGGAGTACTACACGTCGCAGTATCTGCAGGAGCGCATTTACCTCAATCGTGCCATACTGGCTCGGCTGGCGACGGTTCAGGTGCTACCGTTCGATGATAATCTGTGCGTTCGGGAACCGTGTCTCAACTACGAACAGTGTCTGTCGGTGCTGAAGTTTGGTAATGCATCGGGCTTCATCCACAGCGACACGGTACTCTTCCGACCGATCCATCCGGTGAACACGTTTGCCTGTAAATGCCCGGAAGGGTTCACGGGCAGTAAGGAACACTATCTGTGCGATACCGAGGTGGATCTATGTTACTCCGATCCATGCCAGAACGGGGGCAGCTGTGTAAGGCGTGAAGGTGGCTATACGTGCGTCTGTGGTGAGCAGTACACGGGTGTTAACTGTGAAACGGCGATCACAAGCCTGAAACCCTGCATATCGGAGGTGTGCGGTGATGGGTATAGCTGTTTGACGAGCGGtcacggtggccactggccaccgtacACGAAAACCTGCGAGCTAATGTCACGCTCGTTCTCACCCAATTCTTTCCTCACCTTCCCGGGTATGAGGCAGCGGCATCGATTCAACATACGGCTCAAGTTTGCGACGGTCCGGGATAGCGGGTTGCTGCTGTACAATGGCCGCTACAATGAGCAGCATGACTTCATAGCACTGGAAATCATCGATGGACGGGTGGTGTTTTCGTTCTCGCTCGGTGATCAGCAGCAATCGGTTTCGGttaaccaacagcagcaccgtcggGTTTCCGATGGCAACTGGCATACGGTGGAGGTGAAGTACTTTAACCGGACGGTCCTACTATCGCTGGATGGCTGCGATACGGCCACAGCCCTTGCTGGACTGGGTGAACGTTGGAACTGTGCGAATCAGACAACGCTGGTGCTAGATCGTCGATGTGCATCGCTCGTTGAACCGTGTCACCGGTTCTTTGATCTGACCGGACCACTCCAGATCGGTGGTTTGGCAAAGATATCGGACAACTTCCAGATCCCATCACACAGCTTCGTGGGTTGTATCTCGGATCTTTACATCGATCATCGGTACGTCGATCTCGGTGCGTACACCGCCGACAATGGTACGATCGCTGGCTGTCCCCAGAAGGCCGCTTCCTGTGCTTCGGAACCATGCTTCAACGGTGGCACGTGCCGGGAGGGCTGGGGTGAAGGATGGGAGTGTGATTGTCCCGATGGGTTCACTGGCAATGCTTGCCAGGAGTCGGTCGCTCTTCCGTGGCGCTTCCAGGGTGACGGTATCCTGAGCTTCAATCCACTGCTGCGGCCAATCCAGCTGCCCTGGTTGACGGCCTTTTCCATCCGGTCGCGCAAACGCGACAGCTTCGTGATGGAGATCCAGGTTGGGCAGAACAGTTCGgcgatcgtttcgcttcgttccgGGACGCTGCAGTACGCGTACAATGGCGAGGTGCTGCAGTTGGCCGGTGCTGAACTGGCCGATGGTCGTTGGCATCGGGTGGAGATCAAGTGGATGGGTGCGGAAGTAGCACTGACCGTGGATTACGGTCAACGGACGACCGTTCTTCCAGTGTCGCAAAAAATCCAGGGTCTGTACGTGGGTCGTATCGTGATCGGTGGTTCGATTGCAGGCGGCGGTGGAATGGCCGGCGAGAGTAACTTCGAAGGCTGCATCCAGGATGTGCGCGTTGGTGGGGTACAGTCCGTGTTGAAGCGTCCGACCGTGCGCGAGAATGTCATCGATGGGTGCACCTCAAATGCCAAGTGCCCGGAGGACGGGTGCCCACAGGAATCGGTTTGTGTGACCAACTGGGACGAAGCGTACTGCGAGTGTCTGCACGGATACGTCGGTGAGGAGTGTAAGCCCGTGTGTACCGTGAAACCCTGCGCCGATGATGGCATTTGTCGAGCGGACACGTTCAATGCGCGTGGTTATCGCTGCGAGTGTAACAGTAGCCTCAGTTCCGGCGAATACTGCGAGAACCGCATACAGCAACCGTGTCCGGCCGGTTGGTGGGGTGAAAGGAGCTGTGGTCCCTGCAAGTGTAACGTGAAGCAAGGATACCATCCGAACTGTGACAAGACCACGGGCCAGTGCTATTGCCGCGAGAATCATTATCAACCGACTAACGATCGGAGTGCGTGCTTGCCCTGCGAATGTTACGCCGTCGGTTCGTATGGGAAATCTTGTAACAGTTCCGGACAGTGCGAGTGCCGGGAGGGTGTGATCGGTCGTCGGTGTGATTCCTGTTCTAATCCGTACGCCGAGGTGACACTCAATGGATGCGAGGTGGTGTACGATGGATGCCCCAAGTCGCACTCGGCCGgtttgtggtggccacggacgGCATTTGGTGAGCTGGCGGTGGAAAACTGTCCAGCACCGGCCCGCGGCAAAGGCACACGCCGTTGCGATCAGGTGCAGAGTGGCTGGGGAGCTCCGGACATGTTTAACTGCACATCGGAGGCGTTCCTGGAACTACGGAAGCAACTGGCACAGATCGAAGTCGATGGTTTCGAGCTCAATACGTTCGTATCGGTAAAAGTAGCGTCCAGCCTAAGGCAAGCTTGCGGTACCGTCGGTGGTCACCAGTCACCTGAAACGGGTACCGGCGGCGGTCAGCGAGGACTCGAACGGAACCCGGAGGATAGTCGCGTGCGAGACTTCTACACGGTTGAGACCGGGAAGAGTTCCCTTTGGCGTGAGGAAGAGTTCGAACTGGACTATCTGGCCGACATAGGGGATCAGGAGGCGTTCCGGGAGCGGAAACTGTACGGAGCCGATCTGCTGATCACGGATCGTCTACTGCACGAGCTGATGCGTTACGAGTCGTATCAGGCGGGGCTGAATCTATCGCACAGTCAAGATAAACACTTTGTGCGCAACCTGGTGGAGAGTGCCGGTGAGGTGCTTGATCGTCGATACGCGGCGGAATGGAAACGTGTCCAGTCTCTCACCCAGCACGGTCCCGATGATCTGGTTGAAGCGTTCAATCGCTACATGATTGTCCTGTCACGATCCCAGCATGATACCTACACGAATCCCTTCGAGATCGTGCACTCCAACATGGTGCTCGGTATGGACATTGTGACGGCCGAGTCACTGTTTGGGTACGAGACACAGATGGTAAAGCAACAGGCAAagacgcagcatcagcagcagcagcactacgtGCACAGTCACCCGGCGGAAACGGTCATTCTGCCCGATACGAGTACGTTCCTGCAGACCGCACCGAAGCAGAAGGCGCCGTTTGTGGCATTCCCAAAGTACAACAACTACATCCAGGATCGGAGCAAGTTCGATCGTCACACCCGTGTGCTGGTTCCGCTGGATATGCTCGGTATTACGGTACCGGATCGGAATGAGGTCATCAATCAGCTGGCCGAGCATCGGGCGATCGTTTCCTACGCCCAGTACAAGGATGCCGGTGCACTGTTTCCGGCCAATTTCGACGAGACGGTCACTCGGCGGTGGGGTGTCGAGATGCAGATTGCCAGTAGTGTCGTTTCGATCGCCATCGTAACACCGGAATCGGCAGAACGCGAATCACTGGTGGCCGGCAATGGTGAACGGAACGGTGAGAGAAGCACCAACACCGTGGAGACGATCGCTCCGCCACCGAAGCATGGTGAACGGCAAAGTGAGAAGCTTTCGATGAACAACGAGATCAAGATTTCGATTCACGACATGAGTGATCGGGAGGATGGTTTGGATAGTCTCGATCAGCATGCACCAGAGCTGCCAGTCGTCGACGGCGAAGGCGGGCAAGAGTTCTTCCAAGAAGGAAATGTTCCGGAAACGGTCATTCTATCGCCACGCAGCGATGAGTCGATTGATGGAGATGAATCTTCTTCACCTCAGGCCTCCTCAATCCGGCGAAAACGGCGAAGAAGCATCGTTTCGGCACCGGAAAGTGGTGGCCAAGGAGCGGCCGAATCGGACGAGCGCGAAACGGAAACTGCCAGAACCAACTACGTTCCCCTCGGTCACCCACATCTACCGCAAGCGGTAAAGCTACAGATGTGGCTTAATATCCCTCGGAATCGGTTCGCTTCGCGCTCTAATCCACAGTGTGTGCGCTGGAACACGCATGCCAAGCTGTGGACGCGTATCGGTTGTCAAACGGAAATACCGAACTACGAGGCCGTCGGTGGGTACAATGATACGATCATCGTGAACTGTACCTGCAACCAACTGGCTACCTATGCCGTGCTGGTGGACATTATCGATCCCGAGGACATCCCGGAACCGTCGCTTCTGGTGCAGATAACGTCCTACTCGGCGTTCCTTATCGCCTTGCCGGTGCTCTTCGCGGTGATCATTTCGCTGGCATTGCTACGCGGATTGCAGACCAACTCGAACAGCATCCACCAGAATCTGCTGTTCTGTATCTTTACCGCCGAGGTGCTGTTCTTCGTGGCCATCCAGGCACGCCGAGAGTTGCTCGACAATGAG tttCCGTGTAAATTGGTCGCCATCGGACTGCATTACTCATGGCTGGCGGCATTCGCATGGACCACGGTCGACTGTGTGCATCTGTACCGGATGTTGACGGAAATGCGGGACATCAACCACGGTCCAATGGGATTCTATCACACCATGGGCTACGGTGCGCCCGCTCTACTCGTGGGGCTTGCTGTCGGCGTTCGTGTGCACGAGTATGGAAACAGTTTGTT CTGCTGGCTATCTGTGTATGAATCTGTCATCTGGTGGATGGTCGGCCCGATAGCAATCGTGTCGGTGTTTGATCTGTTCATTTTGTTCCTGTCAGTTAGGGCAGCCTTTACGATCAAGGATCATGTGCTCGGATTTGGCAATCTGCGAACCTTGCTTTGGCTCTCGGTCGTGTCGTTGCCTCTGCTCGGTATCATGTGGGTTTTGGCGGTACTGTCGGCCTCGGATAACTCGCAGCTACTCAACATGCTACTGTCGGCGGTCGTGATCTTGCATGCACTGTTTTCATTGGTCGGTTACTGCATCATAAACAAGCGAGTGCGAGAGAATCTGCACAATGCATGTCTAAGGTGTCTTGGCCGTAAGGTTCCTTTGCTGGATTCCTCAATTGCCATCAGTAATAGTTCGCAGAACGTGGGTTCCCCGAAAACACCCGGATTTGCCGGCGGCGCTGGTCAGTACGAGACGGCACGGCGTAACATCGGTATTAGCACTTCGAGCACTACCTCGCGTAGTACGGCCAAAACCAGCTCCAGCCCATATCGCAGCGATGGCCAATTCCGCCACACGTCGACCTCTACCTCGAACTATAATAGTGACGGGGTCGCTTCGTACATGCGCGGTCATTACGATGATAGTGGTGTGAAGAAGTCAaagcatggtggtggccatggacGCtcgggtggtgatggtgagcgaCGTAGCCATCGCAGACAACGGCGTGATTCGGATTCGGGTAGTGAGACGGACGGTCGTAGCCTGGAGCTTGCATCCAGTCACTcgagtgatgatgaagaatcACGTGTTGGGCGTAACAGTAGTACACACCGTAGTACGGGGGTGTGCAGCACTTCTTACTTGCCGAACATCACGGAACACGTGGCCACCACTCCTCCAGAGTTGCACGTTGTGCAGAGTCCTCAG CTATTCCCGAATGTTACGCCGACGCGATGGCCCAACCAAAATGCCGGCAACTATTTACCTCCTGGAAATG GTCGTTGGTCACAGGAAACAGGCTCGGACAATGAGGCACATCCTCACAAATCACCAACGAATGGTGGATCTTTGCCTAATCCAGATATCACAGAAACATCCTACCTGCATCAAAACCGAATGAATATGCCACCCTCGATACTGGAGAACATCCAGGAAAGCTACAACATCGGTTACTCGACAACCGATCTACACAGCGATCGGTACAGCAACTATGGACCAACTGAAAACTACGTTCCTCCTGCAGCAGATTATGGCAAGCGTTACGAGTCCCCGACGGTGGCTCAGAACCCACATGCATCTAGCAGCACGCTGCCACACCACTACGCATCGTCCGTAGGGGCAAACGTTCCTTTGGCCGATTCGCGACACACCGGTTCAATGCAGATCATCAATCATATGCGCGCCTATCCGACGGAGAACCCGTACGCCCTGAAGGAATCGTTGTACGATCGTTCGCGTACGCTTGGCTACGGAGCGGAATCACCGTACCATGGTCATCCGATGGCCCCACCAGGTGGTGATCTTTACAGCCCACCCGGTTCCCATGTGATGTCATTTAAATCGAGCGTACAATCGTTGTTGAAGAATGATtatcaacagcatcaacagcagcagcaacagcaacagcgacaacaCAAACATCATCCTGCATCAGGAGCCGATTCTGATCGGATGTCCGAAGGATCGGACAAAAATCCTTACAATTTCCCGTACACCGCGGAGGAAGATCATCTGGTACACAGTCACAGTGCTAACGGTGGGCGCATGCATCATGGACTAAGCGATGGATTGAATGGTCTCGACAATGGTGGcacacctcctccaccacagCGACATGTGATGCGAGCGACAGATGGACTGTCGCCTGCGCCACTGCAGTCCATTGGAAGCCATTTGACGAACGGATCGTCACTCGCCAGTGGCAATGA TTGGTGCTGGGATCGACTGAAGATGTTAGAGTAA